From the Lolium rigidum isolate FL_2022 chromosome 2, APGP_CSIRO_Lrig_0.1, whole genome shotgun sequence genome, one window contains:
- the LOC124687001 gene encoding protein FERTILITY RESTORER RF2, mitochondrial-like encodes MSSLATGLLPGTVVTNGFTSRIQGSQFQRTQVNCISFKGEFSTKATVRSVRCKAAQTQSVQRKSSTATAKRSDPKGKTQAPKLDDGSGGFPPFRFGKGGGGGGGGGGGGNYFGGFLLFTIVLLLDYLKEFEKYLLARKHRARYDEDDTSNGLLEPSS; translated from the exons ATGTCATCGCTTGCCACAGGCTTGTTGCCAGGAACCGTAGTCACGAATGGTTTTACTAGCAGAATTCAAG GTTCACAATTTCAGAGAACTCAAGTTAACTGCATCTCATTTAAAGGGGAATTTTCTACTAAAGCAACAGTGAGG AGTGTAAGATGCAAAGCTGCTCAAACCCAGAGTGTTCAGCGCAAATCTTCAACTGCGACTGCTAAGCGATCTGATCCCAAAG GTAAAACTCAAGCACCTAAACTGGATGATGGAAGCGGTGGGTTCCCTCCGTTCCGTTTTGGCAAAGGAGGCGGTGGGGGTggagggggcggtggcggcggcaactACTTTGGTGGGTTCCTTCTCTTCACCATCGTGCTGCTCCTGGATTACCTGAAGGAGTTCGAGAAGTACCTGCTTGCTCGAAAGCATCGGGCCAGATATGATGAAGACGACACGAGCAATGGGCTGCTAGAGCCATCATCATGA
- the LOC124687002 gene encoding uncharacterized protein LOC124687002, protein MAISAVGARSRVIARVLSSSLLGRAGVLPTARRASCINRLPLVSGTLLSALPLHSAIASARLRSAIAPESQSWGLVPQGNCMPL, encoded by the exons ATGGCGATCTCGGCCGTCGGCGCCCGATCTAGGGTCATAGCGCGCGttctctcctcctccctcctcggcCGCGCCGGAGTCCTCCCCACCGCCCGCCGCGCCTCCTGCATCAACAG GTTGCCCCTGGTGTCCGGGACGTTGCTCTCCGCGCTCCCTCTCCACAGCGCCATCGCGTCCGCGCGGTTACGATCCGCGATCGCCCCCGAGTCCCAGAGCTGGGGGTTGGTCCCCCAAG GAAACTGCATGCCTTTATGA